One Candidatus Culexarchaeum yellowstonense genomic region harbors:
- a CDS encoding ATP-dependent DNA helicase, whose product MSKIKIRELQIPRIIKDILEANGIIELYPPQEQAVRSGLLNGENIVLAIPTAAGKTLAAELAITKRLLEEGGKAIYLTPLKALASEKYEEFKKYENAGLKVTISTGDYDNPEPQLKYYDIIVMTNEKADSILRNKPPWMNEVKVVVADEIHLINDDDRGPTLEVVLAKLLSTNPQSQVIGLSATIMNAEEIAEWLNAKLVKSHWRPVPLRKGVYVNGRIIYDDGSMVEVTRERMDAYQALTKQTLEDGGQVLIFANTRNDSRETAFKLIPLTSKHLKADEKRELVNVANEILSSEESTRISEELATCIKNGVAFHHAGLSVTHRSIIERAFKEFKIKVICATPTLAAGVNLPARRVIVKSYYRYDSSAGYQMIPAFEYHQMAGRAGRPKYDEWGDAILIAKNIQEQEFLMENYVKAPPEKIWSRLASESALRSHTLAIIATEYAKSEEEVMEFIRRTFYYKQYGEERQIRNVLRKVVGFLVENDMVRVINENIYPTKLGIRVSQLYIDPLSAVRIINGLRGRNGASELAYIHLICMTPDMQRLHLNRRDRKTLMSKLFEIEEELLINVEDPTDEFEQLTTLQALKTAMMLNDWINEEKEDAIIEKYDVGPGDIYSIALTAQWLMYSATEISKLMGFVNHIQKLTELTSRLEYGCKPELLELISLKGIGRVRARLLYRAGYKTIEDLRKARIEDLRRIPLFGEETIRKIKEQLEERGLR is encoded by the coding sequence ATGAGTAAGATTAAGATAAGAGAGCTACAAATACCGAGGATAATAAAGGACATATTGGAAGCTAATGGGATAATTGAACTCTACCCACCACAAGAACAAGCTGTAAGAAGCGGACTACTTAATGGGGAAAACATAGTGCTAGCCATACCCACAGCAGCAGGAAAAACGCTTGCAGCTGAATTAGCCATAACAAAAAGATTACTTGAAGAGGGAGGAAAAGCAATATACCTAACACCATTAAAGGCACTTGCCTCAGAAAAATATGAGGAATTCAAAAAGTATGAAAACGCTGGATTAAAGGTCACCATAAGCACGGGAGACTACGACAACCCAGAACCTCAACTCAAATACTACGACATAATAGTCATGACAAACGAAAAGGCAGACAGCATCCTCAGAAACAAACCTCCATGGATGAATGAAGTTAAAGTGGTGGTGGCAGATGAAATACACCTAATAAATGATGATGACAGGGGGCCAACCTTAGAAGTGGTTTTAGCAAAACTATTATCAACAAACCCACAATCTCAAGTCATAGGTTTAAGTGCAACAATAATGAATGCAGAGGAAATAGCTGAATGGTTGAATGCTAAACTAGTGAAAAGCCACTGGAGGCCAGTACCATTAAGGAAGGGGGTCTATGTAAATGGGAGAATAATATATGATGATGGAAGCATGGTGGAGGTTACAAGGGAAAGGATGGATGCATACCAAGCATTAACAAAACAAACACTAGAAGATGGAGGTCAAGTGCTAATTTTCGCAAACACAAGAAACGATTCTAGGGAAACAGCATTCAAACTAATACCACTAACATCAAAACACTTAAAAGCTGATGAGAAGAGGGAACTCGTAAACGTAGCCAACGAAATACTATCATCGGAGGAGAGCACAAGGATAAGTGAAGAGCTAGCCACATGCATTAAGAATGGAGTTGCATTCCACCATGCAGGATTATCAGTAACCCATAGGAGCATAATTGAAAGGGCATTCAAAGAGTTTAAGATAAAAGTTATATGCGCAACCCCCACTCTGGCTGCAGGAGTAAATCTTCCAGCAAGAAGGGTGATAGTAAAGAGTTATTATAGATATGATAGTTCAGCGGGATACCAAATGATACCAGCATTCGAATATCATCAGATGGCTGGAAGAGCTGGAAGGCCAAAATATGATGAATGGGGAGATGCAATACTAATAGCCAAAAACATCCAAGAACAAGAATTCTTAATGGAAAACTATGTAAAAGCACCTCCAGAAAAGATATGGTCTAGACTGGCATCAGAATCAGCATTAAGATCACATACACTTGCAATAATAGCCACAGAATATGCAAAGAGCGAAGAAGAGGTTATGGAATTCATAAGAAGAACATTCTATTATAAACAATATGGTGAAGAAAGACAGATAAGAAATGTACTAAGAAAAGTTGTGGGATTCCTAGTGGAAAACGATATGGTTAGAGTTATTAATGAAAATATTTATCCAACAAAACTTGGAATTAGAGTATCACAACTATACATTGACCCATTATCAGCTGTACGAATCATAAATGGGCTTAGAGGAAGGAATGGCGCAAGTGAGCTCGCATACATACACTTAATATGCATGACTCCAGATATGCAGAGACTACACCTCAACAGGAGAGATAGGAAGACGTTAATGTCGAAATTATTTGAAATTGAGGAGGAACTACTCATAAATGTAGAGGACCCCACAGACGAATTTGAACAACTAACAACGCTACAAGCACTCAAAACCGCCATGATGCTAAACGATTGGATAAATGAGGAAAAGGAGGATGCAATCATAGAGAAGTATGATGTAGGACCTGGAGACATATACTCAATAGCACTCACAGCACAATGGCTAATGTATTCAGCCACTGAAATAAGCAAACTAATGGGATTTGTAAACCATATACAAAAGTTGACTGAGCTGACCAGTAGACTAGAATATGGATGCAAACCAGAGCTACTAGAGCTAATAAGTTTAAAGGGGATAGGAAGAGTTAGAGCTAGACTACTATACAGAGCAGGATACAAAACCATTGAAGATCTAAGGAAGGCACGTATAGAGGACTTAAGAAGAATACCACTATTCGGAGAGGAAACCATAAGGAAGATAAAGGAACAACTGGAGGAAAGGGGATTGCGTTAA
- a CDS encoding nicotinate phosphoribosyltransferase yields the protein MWKFHVASPEEIKSGETTDIYFQRTMEVLKAIGKEKTKVVMEVTTGGLPRGWDWGIICGMEEEMYLLEGIPVNVYAMPEGSIFYPLTYNGIREPVMVIEGEYGSFGHLETAILGLLCQASGIATTAAHIKVAADFKPIYSFGIRRMHPALAPMIDRAAYIGGADGVSGVSGAKLIGKEPVGTMPHALIIIIGDQREAWKKFDEIVDEKVPRITLIDTFYDEKIEAIMAVETLGNKLYGVRLDTPSSRRGNMAAIVREVRWELDVRGYKNVKIMVSGGLDEESVMELSKAGVDAFGVGTSISNARTIDFALDIVEVEGKPIAKRGKASGKKQVWRCQNCLTDVATLINEEVKRCPVCGSTEMKPMLHQIIRNGKIVAKIEKPSDIRERVLNDLKKLITVKKQFNINK from the coding sequence ATGTGGAAATTCCATGTAGCATCCCCAGAAGAGATAAAGAGTGGAGAAACCACAGACATATACTTCCAGAGAACAATGGAAGTGTTAAAGGCCATAGGCAAAGAGAAGACGAAGGTGGTTATGGAGGTAACCACTGGTGGATTACCAAGAGGTTGGGATTGGGGGATAATATGTGGAATGGAGGAAGAAATGTATCTACTTGAAGGTATACCAGTAAACGTTTATGCAATGCCGGAAGGGAGTATATTCTATCCATTAACATATAATGGTATAAGGGAGCCAGTAATGGTGATCGAGGGAGAATATGGAAGTTTTGGACACCTTGAAACGGCAATACTTGGATTACTATGTCAAGCGTCAGGAATAGCTACAACAGCAGCACATATCAAAGTGGCTGCAGATTTCAAACCAATATACTCATTTGGGATAAGGAGGATGCACCCTGCTTTAGCGCCAATGATAGATAGAGCTGCATACATTGGAGGGGCAGATGGAGTTTCTGGAGTTAGTGGAGCAAAACTTATTGGCAAGGAACCTGTTGGAACAATGCCACATGCACTGATCATAATAATTGGAGATCAGAGGGAAGCTTGGAAAAAATTCGATGAAATCGTTGATGAAAAGGTTCCAAGAATAACGTTGATAGACACATTCTATGATGAAAAGATCGAAGCTATAATGGCGGTTGAAACCTTAGGGAATAAACTTTATGGTGTACGGTTAGATACGCCAAGCTCGAGGAGGGGGAATATGGCTGCCATAGTTAGAGAAGTTAGGTGGGAATTAGATGTGAGGGGATACAAAAATGTGAAGATAATGGTTTCAGGAGGATTAGATGAAGAAAGCGTAATGGAGTTAAGCAAGGCGGGAGTGGATGCATTTGGCGTTGGAACAAGCATATCAAATGCTAGAACCATAGATTTCGCATTGGATATAGTTGAGGTTGAGGGGAAGCCGATTGCGAAGAGGGGTAAAGCTAGTGGTAAGAAGCAGGTTTGGAGATGCCAAAATTGCCTAACAGATGTAGCGACATTGATAAATGAAGAAGTGAAAAGATGCCCAGTATGTGGAAGCACAGAAATGAAGCCAATGCTTCACCAAATTATAAGAAATGGTAAGATAGTAGCTAAAATTGAGAAGCCATCGGATATAAGGGAAAGAGTGCTGAATGATTTAAAGAAGCTTATTACTGTAAAGAAACAATTTAATATTAATAAATAA
- a CDS encoding type II/IV secretion system ATPase subunit: MFFKRLFKRDSSSEGLVDFKIFRSKVPVNATILASYKVCNDQVNVVIADDDGEGLYMVFEPELVDLELKVYRELSKILRFEFKVPPTLGSDVDLFSYIHEQILRVAENYGFKDLYELSLNRVAYYIARDLGYGYIEPLIQDPEIEDIKCVGPDTPFMVWHRRFGHLDWLKTNIVLNEYELNSLASKLTHMCGKHVSIAFPIVDAILPDRHRVSICYGREVSAKSTNICIRKFREKPYTVMHLIYDFSTLSPLMACYLWLLIENRKNIFILGGTASGKTTLLSALSALFKPSWSVDSIEDVPELKIPVRGWEPLIARHAYFMDDKQFEVSLFDLVKVAMRKRPDYIVVGEIRGEEAYVLFQAAATGHGCMCTMHADSIASAIKRLSSPPMNVSPIYIPLMNCAIVLRKIEGFKSVKRRIVGIYEIKSPDDYVEVFKWVPARDVFVPSTIDSLLSSSFLIRQIAEERGASMNDISRELNVRLQFLEDLHVHGVREYDDFIDRLRLFYYSRGSEVIKVALER, encoded by the coding sequence ATGTTCTTTAAACGTCTCTTCAAGCGTGATTCCTCTTCAGAGGGTCTTGTAGATTTTAAGATTTTTAGGTCTAAGGTTCCAGTGAATGCCACGATACTTGCATCGTATAAGGTTTGTAATGATCAGGTTAATGTGGTTATTGCAGATGATGATGGTGAAGGATTATACATGGTGTTTGAACCTGAGCTTGTGGATTTGGAATTGAAGGTTTACAGGGAATTATCCAAGATATTGCGTTTTGAATTTAAGGTGCCCCCTACTTTGGGTTCTGATGTCGACTTATTCAGTTATATACATGAGCAGATACTTAGGGTGGCTGAGAATTATGGGTTTAAAGACCTTTATGAATTAAGTTTGAATCGTGTTGCATATTATATAGCTAGAGATTTGGGTTATGGTTATATTGAGCCGTTAATTCAAGATCCGGAGATTGAAGATATTAAATGTGTTGGCCCTGATACCCCATTTATGGTTTGGCATAGGAGGTTTGGGCATCTGGATTGGCTTAAAACAAATATCGTCTTAAATGAGTATGAGTTGAATTCACTGGCTTCTAAGCTTACGCATATGTGTGGTAAACATGTCTCCATAGCTTTTCCAATAGTTGATGCCATACTACCTGATAGGCATAGGGTTTCAATATGCTATGGGAGGGAGGTTAGCGCTAAATCCACAAACATTTGTATCAGGAAGTTTAGGGAGAAACCCTATACCGTCATGCATTTAATATATGATTTCTCAACGTTAAGTCCCCTTATGGCTTGCTATCTGTGGTTGCTTATTGAAAATAGGAAGAACATATTTATACTTGGGGGTACTGCGAGTGGTAAGACAACCCTATTATCCGCTTTGAGTGCATTGTTTAAACCAAGTTGGTCTGTTGACTCCATTGAGGATGTTCCTGAACTTAAAATTCCAGTTAGGGGTTGGGAGCCACTTATAGCTAGGCATGCATACTTTATGGATGATAAGCAGTTTGAAGTTTCACTTTTCGATCTAGTTAAAGTGGCTATGCGTAAGAGACCTGACTACATTGTGGTTGGTGAAATTCGTGGTGAAGAGGCTTATGTATTGTTTCAAGCTGCAGCCACGGGGCATGGATGTATGTGTACAATGCATGCTGATTCAATAGCCTCCGCTATTAAACGCCTATCTTCCCCGCCTATGAATGTTTCCCCAATATATATTCCGTTAATGAACTGTGCCATTGTATTGAGGAAGATTGAGGGTTTTAAGAGTGTTAAAAGGAGGATTGTGGGCATTTACGAGATAAAGTCCCCTGACGATTATGTTGAAGTTTTCAAATGGGTTCCAGCCCGCGATGTCTTCGTACCATCAACTATTGATTCGCTTTTATCCTCAAGCTTCCTTATAAGGCAGATTGCTGAGGAGAGGGGGGCTTCAATGAATGATATTTCACGTGAATTGAATGTTAGGTTGCAGTTTCTTGAGGATTTGCATGTTCATGGTGTACGTGAATATGATGATTTCATAGATCGTCTTAGACTCTTCTATTATTCGAGGGGGTCTGAGGTGATTAAGGTTGCTTTGGAAAGGTAA
- the cca gene encoding CCA tRNA nucleotidyltransferase, producing the protein MGLDEVLSKALEVLKPNADERVKIENLLNRLMDELKRGIRELGLNLNVEVEGSIAKDTWLSREQDIDVFLLFPKSYDKNEFRNVLLNLARRVVGDNFIEAYAEHPYVELNYEGVKIDLVPCLKLNSVDEAKTAVDRTPFHTAYMKANLSEKAKDEVRLLKGFMKGIGCYGAEMKVKGFSGYLCELLVLYYGSFIDVLKNAMNWKPFSTVIDIEGYYSNPKEAIRIFDAPLIVIDPVDKNRNVAAALSIDSMSKFISASKLFIESPNLEFFFPEPIEPLSKDNIISEFNARGSDLIFVITSCPKVHSEILWGQLYKTLDGLRKLLLNFDFNVINYDVWSDEKSAVVFIFELEHSKLPNIKRHVGPPVYIFDEADKFLRKYLNSPNVFSGPKIEGFRWIVYLKRRYADAKQLLYEKMKSAKMGNLMKSLLTTNQTILKNEEILDFYSNNREFAIFLTKYLKGAYPWLTKV; encoded by the coding sequence ATGGGTTTAGATGAGGTTTTATCAAAGGCTTTGGAAGTTTTAAAGCCTAATGCTGATGAGAGAGTTAAAATTGAGAATTTATTGAATCGATTAATGGATGAATTGAAACGTGGAATTAGGGAGCTTGGATTAAATTTGAACGTGGAGGTTGAGGGGTCAATTGCGAAGGATACTTGGCTTTCGAGGGAGCAAGATATCGATGTCTTCCTACTCTTCCCGAAGAGTTATGATAAAAATGAGTTTAGGAATGTGTTGTTGAACTTGGCAAGAAGAGTTGTTGGGGATAATTTCATTGAAGCTTATGCTGAACATCCATATGTGGAATTGAATTATGAGGGTGTAAAGATAGATCTCGTTCCATGCTTGAAATTGAATTCTGTTGATGAAGCTAAAACCGCTGTTGATAGAACACCATTCCATACGGCATACATGAAAGCTAATCTTAGTGAAAAAGCTAAGGATGAGGTTAGATTGCTTAAGGGGTTTATGAAGGGTATTGGCTGTTATGGTGCTGAAATGAAGGTTAAGGGTTTCTCTGGATATCTATGTGAATTACTAGTATTATACTATGGGTCATTCATCGATGTTTTAAAGAATGCAATGAATTGGAAGCCCTTTTCCACAGTTATAGATATTGAGGGATATTATAGTAATCCCAAGGAGGCTATTAGAATATTCGATGCTCCATTAATAGTGATAGATCCTGTGGACAAAAATAGGAATGTTGCTGCCGCATTATCAATAGATTCCATGTCCAAATTCATTTCAGCATCCAAACTATTTATTGAATCACCGAACTTGGAATTCTTCTTCCCAGAACCCATAGAACCACTCTCTAAAGACAACATAATCAGCGAATTTAACGCTAGAGGAAGTGACTTAATATTTGTAATTACAAGTTGCCCAAAAGTTCATAGTGAAATTCTCTGGGGGCAATTGTATAAGACTTTAGATGGTTTGAGGAAGCTTCTCTTAAATTTTGATTTCAACGTCATCAATTATGATGTTTGGTCTGATGAGAAAAGTGCAGTCGTATTCATATTCGAATTGGAGCATTCAAAGCTTCCAAATATAAAGAGGCATGTAGGCCCACCCGTATACATATTTGATGAAGCAGATAAGTTTCTAAGGAAATACTTAAATTCCCCCAATGTTTTCTCCGGACCTAAAATTGAAGGTTTTAGATGGATTGTATATTTGAAGAGGAGATATGCTGATGCTAAGCAGCTCTTATATGAGAAGATGAAAAGTGCAAAAATGGGGAATCTTATGAAATCATTATTAACAACAAACCAGACAATCTTGAAGAATGAAGAGATACTTGACTTCTACTCCAACAATAGGGAATTCGCAATTTTCTTAACAAAATATCTTAAGGGGGCATACCCTTGGCTAACTAAAGTTTAA
- a CDS encoding type II secretion system F family protein has protein sequence MLWKGKALQLTPISLSYRIFGKLANIISHKLNLNEIMVHSGLKISPQGYCSIFLFYLLLIVLPASTIASIFLSILFSSFSFLILSPLCVFSAFLVFYLYPRVRMSLRASGVESELPFISTYFSMLSLSHVPIFRGFESLSSQDVFPWFKFESEIFLTDYRFFSKDPMQSMKFLAYNHPCKDFRDYLDSYIRSVESGGYPSSSLMDYTLKLGERLSSKLKNFSSDVSIFGDLIVTLFLFLPLGLIGIFMIMNPFNALLFLKLYTFIFTPLMAFSIFIIIDSSQLKYPFRFGNYKRILFYSFPPFVLTLFILLNLRVDFPILFTVSSTVLLAPLSIFHEYNAIKCRSIDSSLSKFIRDISDYVKVGLSVEGALALASGRSYGKLLDDIIRNIHSSLTSSMKSIADIFNDLISRVNSWFAKRVFWLFGEAISTGGGRPEIFSHLSKFCWDYYEFKRRIENELKLYVLVGYFSSLMLIFVSSQLIKFLGFFGAGYSIPSQSILLSIDKSVVMELNSIINSMIILTSFSIGMLVGKISSGTILGGFKHALISCYICVLGIYGGVRLW, from the coding sequence TTGCTTTGGAAAGGTAAAGCACTTCAATTAACTCCTATTTCCCTATCGTATAGGATTTTCGGTAAACTTGCAAACATAATCTCTCATAAGCTTAATTTGAATGAAATAATGGTTCATTCTGGTTTGAAGATAAGTCCTCAAGGATACTGTTCAATCTTCTTATTCTATCTCCTACTCATAGTTTTACCAGCATCTACGATTGCATCGATTTTTCTTTCAATTTTATTTTCATCTTTTTCATTCTTAATACTGTCACCTCTGTGTGTGTTTTCTGCATTTTTAGTTTTCTATCTATATCCGAGAGTTAGGATGTCTTTACGTGCTAGTGGTGTTGAATCCGAGCTTCCCTTCATATCCACTTATTTCAGTATGTTGAGTTTATCCCATGTCCCAATATTTAGAGGGTTTGAAAGTTTATCTTCACAAGATGTTTTCCCATGGTTTAAGTTTGAGAGTGAAATCTTCTTAACTGATTATAGGTTCTTCAGTAAAGATCCAATGCAGTCAATGAAATTCTTGGCCTATAATCATCCATGTAAAGATTTCAGGGATTATCTCGATTCATATATTAGGTCTGTTGAGAGTGGTGGTTACCCATCATCTTCTTTAATGGATTATACACTTAAATTGGGTGAGCGGCTTTCAAGTAAGCTTAAGAATTTCTCCAGTGATGTGAGCATATTTGGCGATCTCATAGTAACATTATTCCTTTTCCTACCGCTCGGATTAATTGGCATATTTATGATTATGAATCCATTTAATGCATTGTTGTTCCTAAAACTTTATACTTTCATCTTCACTCCATTGATGGCGTTTTCGATTTTCATAATAATTGATTCTAGCCAATTGAAATACCCATTTAGGTTTGGTAATTATAAGCGCATATTGTTCTATTCGTTTCCTCCTTTTGTCTTGACATTATTTATCCTTTTAAATTTAAGGGTGGATTTTCCCATTCTCTTCACAGTTTCCTCCACAGTTTTATTGGCTCCTTTAAGCATTTTTCATGAATATAATGCTATTAAGTGCAGATCCATTGATTCAAGTCTTTCTAAGTTCATTAGGGATATATCAGATTATGTTAAGGTTGGTTTAAGCGTTGAGGGTGCTTTGGCGCTTGCTTCAGGTAGATCTTATGGTAAACTTCTTGATGATATTATTCGTAATATACATTCCTCTTTAACGTCATCGATGAAGTCTATAGCTGATATATTCAATGATTTGATTTCTAGGGTTAATTCATGGTTTGCTAAGAGGGTGTTTTGGCTTTTTGGGGAAGCTATATCCACTGGGGGTGGTAGGCCTGAAATTTTTTCACATCTCTCGAAGTTCTGCTGGGATTACTATGAATTTAAGCGTAGAATTGAAAATGAATTGAAACTCTATGTTTTGGTAGGATACTTTTCTTCGCTCATGTTAATCTTCGTTTCTTCCCAGTTAATTAAGTTTCTTGGCTTCTTTGGGGCTGGGTATTCCATTCCAAGTCAGAGTATCCTCCTTAGCATTGATAAAAGTGTGGTCATGGAGTTGAATTCCATAATAAATTCCATGATAATTTTAACTTCATTTTCCATTGGCATGCTTGTTGGTAAGATTTCCAGCGGAACCATTCTTGGTGGGTTTAAGCATGCGTTGATCTCCTGTTACATTTGTGTTCTTGGAATTTATGGTGGTGTAAGGTTATGGTGA
- a CDS encoding histone deacetylase: protein MEKVALIYAEEYLKHETGRHIEKASRLTRTLEVLENAKIYEDRIVEILKPRRALEEEALEVHSENLLSRIRSLASMGGGRIAPDTVVSKYSYDVALLAAGGGLRALELVSGGFFKRVFVLCRPPGHHAEHDRAKGFCLINNIAVTAKKALKMGFKRVLILDFDSHHGDGTQRIFYEDPNVVYASIHQDGRTLYPRTGDFREVGVGEGEGYKINIPLPPGSTGTMAFKCLKEVILPIMEEYRPEMILVSAGYDGHWHDKNSDLMYTTETYYEFMREIVNCAKKVNDGKIITLLEGGYDLKYMPYSILRTLEAISESSNWITLERDPKLNTAEKRTVEILIKKAKKVLSKYWNI, encoded by the coding sequence GTGGAGAAGGTTGCTCTAATATATGCTGAGGAGTATTTGAAGCATGAGACTGGTAGGCATATTGAGAAAGCTTCAAGGCTGACTAGGACTCTTGAGGTTCTAGAAAATGCGAAAATTTATGAGGATAGAATTGTTGAGATTTTAAAACCTAGAAGGGCTCTTGAAGAAGAAGCGTTGGAGGTGCATTCGGAGAATTTATTGAGTAGAATAAGGAGTCTAGCATCCATGGGAGGGGGAAGGATCGCTCCAGATACAGTAGTTTCAAAATACTCATATGATGTTGCATTGCTAGCAGCTGGAGGTGGGTTAAGAGCCCTTGAATTGGTAAGTGGGGGATTTTTTAAGAGGGTTTTTGTACTTTGCAGACCTCCAGGACATCATGCCGAGCATGATAGGGCGAAGGGGTTCTGCCTAATAAACAACATTGCTGTGACAGCTAAGAAGGCTTTGAAAATGGGATTTAAAAGGGTCTTAATACTTGATTTCGATTCACATCATGGTGATGGAACACAAAGAATATTCTATGAGGATCCGAACGTTGTCTATGCATCAATACATCAAGATGGTAGGACATTATATCCAAGAACTGGAGATTTTAGGGAGGTAGGTGTGGGTGAAGGGGAAGGGTATAAGATAAACATACCTCTTCCACCAGGATCAACAGGTACTATGGCTTTTAAATGCCTAAAGGAAGTCATACTGCCAATAATGGAAGAGTATAGACCTGAAATGATATTGGTGTCCGCTGGATATGATGGACATTGGCATGATAAAAATTCAGATTTAATGTATACAACGGAGACATATTATGAATTCATGAGAGAGATCGTGAATTGCGCAAAAAAGGTAAATGATGGGAAAATAATAACGTTACTTGAAGGAGGATACGATTTGAAATACATGCCATACTCAATACTGAGAACCTTGGAAGCTATAAGTGAAAGTAGCAATTGGATAACACTAGAGAGAGATCCAAAATTGAATACCGCTGAAAAGAGAACTGTAGAAATATTAATAAAGAAGGCAAAGAAGGTTTTATCAAAATACTGGAATATTTAG
- a CDS encoding AAA family ATPase translates to MIICLTGMPGSGKTTISEIVKEMGIPVIVMGDVVREEARIRGIEPTPKNLGKLMIEMREKMGANVIAKRCVDKIKELNSKIVLVEGVRSLEEVEEFRKVGDAKIIAVHSSPKTRYERLSRRGRSDDPKSWEEFRERDLRELDVGIGRVISLADEIIINEGTLEDLKENTLKVFRKVIQNDKS, encoded by the coding sequence CTGATAATATGCCTCACAGGGATGCCTGGATCTGGGAAGACGACTATAAGTGAAATTGTCAAGGAAATGGGGATACCAGTAATAGTAATGGGGGACGTTGTAAGGGAAGAAGCGAGAATTAGAGGTATTGAACCCACACCTAAAAATCTTGGGAAATTGATGATTGAAATGCGGGAGAAAATGGGAGCAAATGTGATAGCAAAAAGATGTGTGGATAAAATCAAAGAGTTAAATTCAAAGATAGTATTGGTGGAGGGAGTGAGAAGCCTAGAAGAAGTTGAAGAATTCAGAAAGGTGGGAGATGCAAAGATAATAGCCGTACATTCATCACCTAAAACCAGATATGAGAGACTATCCAGAAGGGGGAGAAGCGATGACCCAAAAAGCTGGGAGGAGTTTAGAGAAAGGGATTTAAGGGAATTAGATGTTGGGATAGGTAGGGTAATCTCTCTGGCAGATGAAATAATTATAAATGAAGGAACATTGGAAGATTTAAAGGAAAACACGCTAAAGGTTTTTAGGAAGGTTATTCAAAATGATAAAAGTTAA
- the thpR gene encoding RNA 2',3'-cyclic phosphodiesterase, translating to MSLVRAFIAIDIDERIIDELVKVQEAMASMNLDIKFVERENIHLTLKFLGEITADRVNGVCDVMRGLKASPFTLEVKGLGAFPSVTRPRVVWAGVGEGGSNVIEIYRFLDSGLRKLNFKSEGEEFTPHITLGRLRSDRNVRSLSSFLMNYGEKVFGSFIVTSVRLKKSVLTPRGPIYSNLYEIKLV from the coding sequence TTGTCGCTTGTTAGGGCTTTCATTGCCATCGACATTGATGAAAGAATAATTGATGAATTGGTTAAAGTTCAAGAAGCCATGGCTTCAATGAATCTCGATATAAAATTTGTTGAAAGGGAAAACATCCATTTAACTTTAAAATTTCTTGGGGAGATAACTGCCGATAGGGTTAATGGGGTTTGTGATGTGATGAGGGGATTGAAGGCTTCCCCATTCACACTGGAGGTTAAGGGTTTAGGGGCTTTCCCCTCAGTTACTAGGCCTAGGGTTGTGTGGGCTGGGGTTGGTGAGGGGGGTAGTAATGTTATTGAAATCTATCGATTTCTTGATTCTGGACTGCGGAAATTGAATTTTAAGTCTGAAGGTGAGGAATTCACCCCTCACATAACTCTTGGGAGACTTAGGAGTGATAGGAATGTACGTTCACTTTCGAGCTTCCTTATGAATTATGGTGAAAAAGTTTTCGGTAGCTTTATAGTTACATCGGTGCGTTTGAAGAAAAGTGTTCTCACTCCCCGTGGACCCATATACTCAAACTTATATGAGATTAAGTTGGTGTAG